The genomic stretch AGCGTTACTACAATGCGAGCCGGACGCACCTGTCGCTCGGTAACACTCTCACGGACCTGCGCCTGCCTCACCATCCTGCCTACCTTCGCAGGAAGGGAGGGGGGCCACACGCAGGCAGAGAGGCGTTGAGACGTCTGGTCCGGGCGTAATTCCGACCTCAATCAAGCAGGAGAGAGGTCCCGGCGACTCGTCGTGCGCATCGCTCACCGTCATGACGCGCGTTTTGACGCAGCGACCGAATTTTGGGTAGGCACAAGGGGTCCGCGCGAGTCTTGCGCGTGCGGCCCCTCCCTACACCTTCTTGGCCTTGGGCGCGCGCCTGGTCGTGGGGGAGGGCTTGGGCGCAGCACGTGGGGCCGGAGCCGCCGCGGGCGCCTGAGCCGCCGAGAGCTGCTGTCGTGCACGGGAGCTGAAGTTGGGGTTGGTCGTCCACCAGTCCAGGCCCATCTCCTGCGCCCGCTCCACCGAGCAGATGATCAGTCGGATCTGGATGGTCAGCAGCTCGACGTTCGTCAGATTGATCTTGATGTCCCCGGTGATGACGATGCCCTTGTCCAGCACCCGCTCGAGGATGTCGGCCACGGAGCTGCCGCGGGTCGAGGTGGGCGGGTAGTGTCGCTGAGGGGGCGTCGTCACGGGATCGTCGATTTGGGCCATGGCTCCTCGCTCTCTGTCCGCTGCTCGGCCAGCCTCACAGCGTCGTGCCCAGCGGCCCGAGGTCCAGATTCAGGTCCTCGTCCGTCAGGTGGAATTGCTTCTTCAAGTCATCCATCTGCTCCTGCAGGCGCAGGAAGGTGACGCCCAGCCGCTCAATCTGCTCCTCGCTCAGTGAGCCGGCGTCAATCCGTCGCAGCGCCTGCCTCTCCAGCAACTGGCGGATGAGCTCGACGACGGCGAGCACCAGCCGCACCAGCCCGGCCTGGACGTTCTCCTCGTCCAGTTCCAGCTTGGGCGGCTTCGTCGGCTCCAACGCTCGGGCGAGCTCCTCCACCGCCTGTGGTGCGCCCTCGACTGCCATGGTTCACCCCGTCTCCCATCCCGC from Myxococcus xanthus encodes the following:
- a CDS encoding gas vesicle protein — protein: MAQIDDPVTTPPQRHYPPTSTRGSSVADILERVLDKGIVITGDIKINLTNVELLTIQIRLIICSVERAQEMGLDWWTTNPNFSSRARQQLSAAQAPAAAPAPRAAPKPSPTTRRAPKAKKV
- a CDS encoding gas vesicle protein K — its product is MAVEGAPQAVEELARALEPTKPPKLELDEENVQAGLVRLVLAVVELIRQLLERQALRRIDAGSLSEEQIERLGVTFLRLQEQMDDLKKQFHLTDEDLNLDLGPLGTTL